One stretch of Corynebacterium auriscanis DNA includes these proteins:
- a CDS encoding acyltransferase family protein produces MPDFFRKIRKDSTAFVREHVTPRVRKRFSAIQNPTDTDSSDSLQRHAPKQVSSTKASAGMQPAAAATQDPGSKNSSNTKASAGTKSSGEKAESHTPVHEESSSRGKASENKPAAAHMKRIRDARETRKMREARAERLRASRSAGRYGKSRASLPHRKATSPHTREATAFQPKPASSFPSATKAPSLQRSVEARKTATKRASSTPQSRTPKTDTQSNTQYSAPVQTRNENNDTSTSQTLAPQASARPAAPQERRRENTPAATSPAQLTGPSPAQPTKPTTTAQPTKATPAQSAKPSPAQPTKATTTAQPTKTTPAQSAKPSPAQPTKPTTTAQPTKTTPAQSAKPSPAQSTKRTPARSRAISPSPRPVPQRRHIPGLDGVRGIAVIAVLLYHFWPNLVPGGFMGVDVFFVLSGYLITFLLVKEYRKTGRISLKQFWLRRVRRILPAALIVIAVCTALVSLFRGDIAVKIGYHAVTSALFVSNWGQIAESGSYFSDADLNIFTHYWSLSIEEQFYLFWPLLVLAILAIGTRKRTERDHLSLLLYVTMAIGIASFAAMLVLYNPQDDPTRVYFGTDTHAFGLAVGAAIAFMVSRGSSFLTPTSAPASSSTGASARLKLNVEVAAWAGFVALILMFLTVQDTSSFTYRGGLLIASLLTGWLVALSVRGRGSLVRVLSHPGLAWFGDRSFSLYLWHWPLFLMFKQLYTQTMDMHGNFATKVGVPVSALIATLACTYATYHYVENPFRKQGYRKTVTTLKGPRLAATTATASLICVGMVVAILTAPAQTNVEKQLQALAAQQEQQKQRVASANQSQATGAAADPMASPIKSHQLPKGKAITAIGDSVMLASYNALTKRYPGIFVDADVSRHYSGGEPVLENLKAQKKLRNTVVLGFGTNGQAFPGQLERMLDVIGPDRTVIVVAPYGPVPGISDAAQQVISFAKTRPNVFPAMWCQLAADNPEALYSDRVHPKPERANLYVRAITDALKTAASGKQEPPLTCPVAS; encoded by the coding sequence ATGCCCGATTTCTTCCGCAAGATTCGCAAAGATAGCACCGCCTTCGTGCGCGAGCATGTTACCCCGCGAGTCCGCAAGCGTTTCTCCGCAATTCAGAATCCCACAGATACTGATTCTTCTGACTCCCTGCAACGCCACGCGCCGAAGCAGGTTTCGAGCACTAAGGCAAGTGCAGGCATGCAACCAGCCGCTGCCGCCACGCAGGACCCTGGCTCCAAGAACAGCTCGAACACTAAGGCAAGTGCGGGCACCAAGAGCAGTGGGGAGAAAGCGGAATCGCACACACCCGTGCACGAAGAAAGCAGCAGTCGCGGCAAAGCCTCGGAAAACAAGCCTGCCGCAGCGCACATGAAGCGCATCCGCGATGCTCGCGAGACACGAAAGATGCGGGAAGCTCGCGCGGAACGACTCCGCGCCTCCCGTTCGGCCGGTCGCTACGGCAAGTCGCGGGCATCGCTGCCGCATCGCAAGGCAACCAGTCCTCACACACGCGAAGCAACTGCTTTTCAGCCCAAGCCGGCAAGCTCTTTCCCCAGTGCGACGAAGGCACCAAGTCTGCAACGCAGCGTGGAGGCCCGCAAAACTGCCACCAAACGCGCTAGCTCAACCCCTCAATCACGTACGCCCAAAACCGACACACAATCAAATACCCAGTACAGTGCGCCAGTTCAAACACGGAACGAAAACAACGACACTTCCACGTCACAGACTCTCGCTCCTCAAGCCAGCGCTCGGCCGGCTGCGCCACAAGAGCGTCGCAGGGAGAATACTCCTGCCGCAACGTCCCCGGCACAACTAACCGGACCGTCCCCGGCGCAACCGACCAAGCCAACTACTACTGCCCAGCCAACAAAAGCCACACCAGCACAGTCGGCCAAGCCTTCCCCGGCGCAACCGACCAAGGCAACTACTACTGCCCAGCCAACTAAAACCACACCAGCACAGTCGGCCAAGCCTTCCCCGGCGCAACCGACCAAGCCAACTACTACTGCCCAGCCAACTAAAACCACACCAGCACAGTCGGCCAAGCCTTCCCCGGCGCAATCGACCAAGCGCACCCCGGCGCGCTCCCGCGCCATTTCTCCCTCCCCCCGCCCTGTTCCACAGCGGCGCCACATCCCGGGCTTGGACGGCGTGCGTGGCATCGCGGTCATCGCGGTTTTGTTGTACCACTTTTGGCCCAACCTCGTTCCTGGGGGGTTCATGGGCGTGGACGTTTTCTTCGTGCTTTCGGGTTACCTCATCACGTTTCTCCTAGTAAAGGAGTATCGAAAGACTGGGCGCATCAGCCTCAAACAGTTTTGGCTACGAAGGGTACGCCGAATTCTCCCCGCCGCGTTGATTGTCATTGCCGTCTGTACTGCGTTGGTATCGCTTTTCCGCGGTGATATCGCGGTCAAGATCGGTTATCACGCGGTTACTAGTGCGCTATTTGTCAGCAACTGGGGCCAGATCGCGGAATCGGGCAGTTACTTTTCCGATGCAGACCTAAACATCTTTACCCACTACTGGTCCCTATCCATTGAAGAGCAATTCTACTTGTTCTGGCCTTTGCTGGTCTTGGCGATTCTCGCCATCGGTACTCGCAAACGCACTGAACGCGACCATTTGTCCCTGTTGCTCTACGTAACAATGGCCATCGGTATCGCATCGTTCGCCGCAATGCTGGTTCTCTACAACCCGCAGGACGATCCAACGCGAGTGTACTTCGGTACTGATACACATGCTTTTGGTTTAGCTGTGGGCGCCGCTATCGCTTTTATGGTGTCCCGGGGGTCTTCTTTCTTGACGCCCACGAGCGCCCCCGCTTCGTCTTCCACCGGTGCCTCAGCCCGCCTGAAATTGAATGTTGAGGTCGCTGCATGGGCAGGTTTTGTCGCTCTCATCCTGATGTTTTTGACGGTCCAAGACACGTCTAGTTTCACCTACCGCGGTGGATTGCTGATCGCTAGTTTGCTCACCGGCTGGTTGGTGGCCCTGTCAGTGCGTGGCCGGGGCAGCCTCGTACGCGTATTGTCCCACCCCGGATTGGCCTGGTTTGGCGACCGCTCCTTCAGCCTCTACTTGTGGCACTGGCCGCTGTTTTTGATGTTCAAGCAGCTCTACACGCAGACCATGGACATGCACGGTAACTTCGCCACCAAGGTAGGGGTTCCGGTCAGTGCTTTGATAGCAACGTTGGCTTGTACTTACGCTACGTACCACTACGTGGAGAATCCTTTCCGAAAGCAGGGCTATCGTAAGACCGTTACCACGCTAAAGGGCCCCCGGTTGGCCGCTACCACTGCCACCGCAAGCTTGATTTGTGTAGGCATGGTGGTAGCTATCTTGACGGCACCCGCTCAAACCAATGTGGAGAAGCAGTTGCAGGCATTGGCCGCTCAGCAAGAACAGCAAAAGCAGCGTGTGGCCTCCGCTAACCAAAGCCAAGCAACGGGTGCGGCTGCCGATCCGATGGCTTCCCCCATCAAGAGCCACCAGCTTCCCAAGGGAAAGGCAATCACAGCCATTGGCGACTCGGTGATGTTGGCCAGCTACAACGCGCTGACGAAACGCTACCCGGGCATATTCGTCGATGCCGATGTGTCCCGCCATTACAGTGGCGGCGAACCAGTCTTGGAAAACCTGAAGGCGCAAAAGAAACTCCGCAACACGGTTGTCCTAGGCTTCGGTACAAACGGGCAAGCCTTTCCAGGCCAATTGGAGCGCATGCTGGATGTCATCGGCCCAGATCGCACTGTGATTGTAGTGGCTCCCTATGGGCCAGTACCTGGAATCTCCGATGCCGCGCAGCAGGTCATCAGTTTCGCAAAAA
- a CDS encoding bifunctional proline dehydrogenase/L-glutamate gamma-semialdehyde dehydrogenase, which yields MSSQAFTPRPNSSDVEAVVTKAIHRAEQWLEVEETSKSTKQLADMVHDPDGVEFTFAFVDRVARPEDNKVAAKEFMRIAHPLKRTADVPGFMSFLDQVLVTAGSVAAPLLPSVVMPIARKYLRTTVGHLVLDAESKALDDLLDRSREEGFRLNLNLLGEAVLGEAEAQKRLDAIVELLKNPRVDYVSVKASSVVSQLNHWDLEGSTERLKERLRPLYRQALKRQPHPFINMDMEEYKDLDLTIKLFTELMDEEEFRELEAGIVLQAYLPDTFDALTKLTEYAKERRAKGGGKIKVRLVKGANLSMERVDSEIHDWPQAPYLTKAEVDANYVRLIDYALQPENADAIRIGVASHNLYHVALAHELSVVRNVEEQLDIEMLQGMAPGQARAVRDVVGGLILYTPVVKAEDFDVAISYLVRRLEENGAKQNFLYALFTPGDDESDENGNTPMQAQERRFRHSVQDRWKTFAGRRRTQNRLEEEEKKLGCRSDSTPGNFVNEPDTDPVLPANREWAKRIVAPESNPGPAQTPPVTDPAAIDEAVARCREAAEKWSQKSGHERAELLDAAADALANNRSKLISAAVFEADKTVGETDPEVSEAIDFARFYAESARELDHVRGSVFTPYKTVVVTPPWNFPIAIPLGGVFASLAAGACVILKPAPQVLRIAEVFVDILREAGVTEDLVQLVNADEADAGKRLISHPDVDSVILTGASETAKLFRSWKPRMVINAETSGKNAIIVTPAADPDLAVADIFKSAYGHAGQKCSAASLIITVGSIGKSKRFMGQLVDAVRSMKVGPGHDISTYMNGIIEPPGDKLLRGLTQLDKGEKWLVKPEKLNEEGTLWSPGLRDNVQPGSWFHTHECFGPVAGIMHAETLDEAIEWQNSTGFGLTGGIHTIDVEETAYWRERVEVGNAYVERGITGAIVQRQSFGGWKNSSLGSGAKAGGPNYVAQQGVWTEGDLGQLVPGTLPTKITQLLREIRGLGSPVLDKEDHVWLRRAAESDAHAMATEFGVEHDNTALVVESNIFRYKPLLEPLRVRVHAGANPRDLLRLKLASAATGTELDISASHEVASSWGELGTRMRVVSDEDFAEEVETAQSVRVRSLGVAPDSLYQAAAQSGSVILDQDVLPDGRRELLPLLLEQAVSTTEHRFGYIHGLTP from the coding sequence TTGAGCAGCCAGGCTTTCACCCCGCGCCCGAATAGTTCCGATGTCGAGGCGGTGGTAACTAAAGCAATCCACCGCGCCGAGCAGTGGCTAGAGGTTGAGGAGACCTCCAAATCCACTAAGCAGCTTGCCGATATGGTGCATGACCCCGACGGTGTTGAATTCACCTTCGCCTTCGTAGACCGCGTTGCCCGCCCAGAGGACAACAAGGTCGCTGCCAAGGAGTTCATGCGCATTGCACACCCTCTGAAACGCACCGCCGATGTCCCAGGGTTCATGAGTTTCTTGGACCAAGTACTGGTCACCGCCGGTTCTGTGGCCGCGCCACTACTTCCCAGTGTGGTCATGCCTATTGCCCGCAAATACCTGCGCACTACCGTGGGCCACTTAGTTCTCGACGCGGAATCGAAGGCCTTGGATGACCTATTGGATCGCAGCCGCGAAGAGGGTTTCCGGCTCAACCTCAACCTCTTGGGCGAGGCGGTGCTCGGCGAGGCCGAGGCTCAAAAGCGTCTCGACGCCATCGTGGAACTGTTAAAGAACCCCCGCGTGGACTACGTTTCCGTCAAGGCGTCCTCCGTTGTCTCCCAGCTCAACCACTGGGATCTGGAAGGAAGCACCGAGCGCTTGAAGGAGCGCTTGCGCCCCCTCTACCGCCAGGCACTTAAACGCCAGCCACATCCGTTCATCAACATGGACATGGAGGAATACAAGGACCTCGATCTCACCATCAAGCTGTTCACTGAGCTCATGGATGAAGAAGAGTTCCGTGAGCTGGAAGCCGGCATCGTTTTGCAGGCTTACCTGCCAGATACATTCGATGCTCTCACCAAGCTGACCGAGTACGCCAAGGAGCGCCGCGCCAAGGGCGGCGGCAAGATCAAGGTGCGCTTGGTTAAGGGTGCGAACCTGTCGATGGAGCGGGTGGATTCCGAGATTCACGACTGGCCCCAGGCGCCATACCTCACCAAGGCAGAGGTAGACGCCAACTACGTACGCCTCATCGATTACGCACTCCAACCGGAAAACGCTGATGCCATCCGCATCGGCGTGGCCTCGCACAACCTGTACCACGTGGCGCTCGCCCACGAGCTCTCCGTTGTTCGCAACGTAGAAGAACAGCTGGATATCGAAATGCTGCAAGGCATGGCCCCCGGCCAAGCCCGCGCCGTCCGTGATGTTGTGGGTGGGCTCATCCTGTACACCCCCGTCGTCAAGGCCGAGGACTTCGACGTAGCCATCAGCTACTTGGTCCGTCGGCTGGAGGAAAACGGCGCTAAGCAGAACTTCCTTTATGCACTGTTCACACCTGGCGATGACGAGTCGGATGAAAACGGAAACACCCCGATGCAGGCACAGGAACGGCGCTTCCGCCATTCCGTACAGGATCGGTGGAAGACGTTTGCGGGCCGGCGTCGAACCCAAAATCGCCTGGAAGAAGAAGAGAAGAAACTGGGTTGCCGTAGCGATTCCACGCCAGGCAACTTCGTCAACGAGCCCGATACCGACCCGGTGCTGCCGGCGAACCGAGAATGGGCCAAGCGCATCGTCGCACCGGAATCCAACCCTGGACCTGCACAAACCCCACCAGTCACCGATCCGGCCGCCATCGACGAGGCCGTGGCACGGTGCCGCGAGGCCGCTGAGAAGTGGTCGCAGAAGAGCGGCCACGAGCGCGCCGAGTTGCTGGACGCCGCAGCAGATGCACTGGCGAATAATCGCTCCAAACTGATCTCTGCGGCCGTCTTCGAGGCCGACAAGACCGTCGGCGAAACCGACCCTGAGGTTTCCGAGGCCATCGACTTCGCCCGCTTCTACGCAGAATCCGCCCGTGAGCTAGACCATGTCCGCGGATCCGTTTTCACTCCCTACAAGACGGTCGTGGTAACACCACCATGGAACTTCCCCATCGCCATTCCATTGGGTGGTGTGTTCGCATCCCTGGCAGCTGGTGCCTGCGTCATTTTGAAGCCAGCTCCCCAGGTACTGCGCATCGCCGAGGTCTTTGTGGACATCCTCCGCGAGGCTGGAGTTACCGAGGACCTAGTGCAACTGGTCAATGCCGACGAAGCCGATGCCGGTAAGCGCCTCATCTCCCACCCCGATGTGGATTCCGTCATCCTCACCGGCGCATCTGAAACCGCCAAGCTGTTCCGCAGCTGGAAGCCACGCATGGTCATCAATGCCGAGACCAGTGGTAAAAACGCCATTATCGTCACCCCAGCAGCCGATCCAGACTTGGCGGTGGCGGACATCTTCAAGTCGGCCTACGGACACGCGGGCCAGAAGTGCTCTGCAGCTTCGCTGATCATCACCGTCGGTTCCATCGGCAAGTCCAAGCGCTTCATGGGCCAGCTGGTCGATGCGGTGCGCTCCATGAAGGTTGGGCCTGGCCACGACATTTCTACCTACATGAACGGCATTATCGAGCCTCCCGGGGATAAACTGCTGCGCGGCTTGACCCAGCTGGACAAGGGTGAAAAGTGGCTGGTCAAGCCAGAAAAGCTGAACGAAGAAGGCACCTTGTGGAGCCCCGGTTTGCGCGATAACGTGCAGCCCGGCAGCTGGTTCCATACCCACGAGTGCTTCGGCCCTGTGGCAGGCATCATGCACGCCGAAACTCTCGATGAAGCCATCGAGTGGCAAAACTCCACTGGCTTTGGCCTGACCGGTGGCATACACACTATCGACGTGGAGGAAACCGCTTATTGGCGCGAGCGCGTGGAGGTCGGCAACGCTTACGTTGAACGCGGCATCACCGGCGCTATCGTGCAGCGCCAGTCCTTCGGTGGTTGGAAGAATTCCTCCTTGGGCTCGGGTGCCAAGGCCGGCGGTCCGAACTACGTAGCCCAGCAGGGTGTATGGACCGAAGGTGACCTCGGACAGCTGGTTCCGGGCACGTTGCCCACAAAGATTACGCAGCTGTTGCGCGAAATCCGCGGTCTGGGCTCCCCTGTTTTGGACAAGGAGGACCACGTGTGGCTGCGCCGCGCGGCGGAATCCGATGCCCACGCTATGGCCACGGAATTCGGAGTAGAGCACGACAACACGGCATTGGTTGTGGAGTCCAACATCTTCCGCTACAAGCCCTTGTTGGAGCCACTGCGCGTGCGCGTCCACGCGGGGGCAAACCCACGCGACCTGCTACGACTGAAGCTGGCTTCCGCAGCTACCGGCACCGAGTTGGACATTTCTGCCAGCCACGAAGTCGCTTCCTCGTGGGGTGAGCTGGGCACACGCATGCGGGTTGTCTCCGACGAGGACTTCGCCGAGGAAGTCGAGACCGCCCAGTCGGTCCGCGTTCGTTCCTTGGGTGTAGCCCCGGATTCCCTCTACCAGGCTGCTGCGCAGTCGGGCTCCGTCATCCTGGATCAGGATGTTCTGCCAGATGGTCGCCGCGAGCTGTTGCCACTGCTATTGGAGCAGGCCGTTTCCACCACCGAGCACCGTTTCGGCTACATCCATGGCCTGACCCCTTAG
- a CDS encoding inositol monophosphatase family protein codes for MEFMASDNSPIPQDMLDAIIKTFMVAHVDDTDEHLAQALVFNAGRLAWRMRESGLTTETKTSVSDVVTAADRAAEKFIADVLRAFRPEDGLLGEEGTQQQSTSGRTWVIDPVDGTYNFTIGSDYWCSALALVEGSPENPDRVIFGAVHRPAMGQTWFGGPDIPTTLDGKPIRASTAPPEQTCLSGYLHPTDFAQPRIATAWQSVVQEFATTRMFGSASVDLGSVAAGQLGCWMQRSVKSWDWLPGQALVEGAGGKTVRVEGQGTTWSIAGSPAAVDVASERIQQA; via the coding sequence ATGGAGTTCATGGCTTCCGATAACTCACCGATCCCACAGGACATGCTCGACGCGATCATTAAGACGTTCATGGTGGCGCATGTCGACGATACTGATGAACACCTCGCCCAAGCGCTCGTATTTAATGCCGGTCGCTTGGCTTGGCGCATGCGCGAGTCTGGTTTAACAACGGAGACTAAAACTTCCGTCAGTGATGTGGTCACCGCTGCCGACCGTGCAGCTGAAAAGTTTATTGCTGACGTTTTACGCGCATTCCGCCCCGAGGACGGCCTGCTCGGTGAAGAAGGCACCCAACAACAATCCACATCGGGTCGCACCTGGGTCATCGACCCCGTGGATGGCACATACAATTTCACCATCGGATCGGATTACTGGTGTTCCGCACTGGCCTTGGTGGAAGGCTCACCAGAGAACCCCGATCGGGTGATCTTCGGCGCCGTGCACCGCCCGGCCATGGGCCAAACTTGGTTCGGCGGACCGGATATCCCCACTACCTTAGATGGCAAGCCCATCCGCGCGTCCACAGCTCCCCCGGAACAAACCTGCCTCAGCGGCTACTTGCACCCCACCGATTTCGCGCAACCACGCATCGCTACCGCTTGGCAGTCCGTAGTTCAAGAATTTGCTACGACCAGAATGTTCGGCTCTGCTTCCGTGGATCTTGGAAGCGTGGCTGCAGGCCAGCTGGGTTGCTGGATGCAGCGAAGCGTGAAGAGCTGGGATTGGCTACCCGGCCAAGCTCTCGTTGAAGGCGCTGGAGGCAAGACTGTACGGGTCGAAGGCCAGGGAACTACGTGGTCCATTGCAGGTTCGCCAGCCGCGGTGGATGTGGCGTCGGAAAGAATTCAGCAGGCCTAG
- a CDS encoding AbgT family transporter — MSDQRTATKARDPKEDDKTDSQPSGFLGTVEKIGNKLPDPFWLFVILGGLVLISSYIGNKVGLTATNPEDGKPVEIVNLLSSDGLKLIVSDAVENYVTFPPLGLIITVMLGVAVAEHSGLISAVVRAIVSKVGPKLLTFVVALAGVTGSVASDAVYVILIPLGAVSFRAVGRSPIVGAMVAFAASSAGFNSSLVLNITDVLLGGISTSAAHIVDKEYYVSPLANYFFVAASAIVLALIITVLTETFMNRRAAQLVDHNHIDYSQVTFKTGRDGDDELAQEVSQEKLTESLQLDRSESRALGITGVVAAVLLALYFAMLFVPFSPLQGEGGDVMSSPLITAVAVPIALTFLILGIVYGVGIKSITSLGDVPTFMGRGIETLIPMMVLFFAVSQFLAWFKASNLGSWTAIKGAELLQKADLPPLVLFAAFVVLVALLNLLITSGSAQWALMAPIVVPMFMYVGFSPEVTQMLFRIGDSPSNIITPMSPYFALALTFLQRYYKKAGIGTLMSLALPYSIAMLVGWFLFFALWWSLGLPLGPGTPMDYPAP, encoded by the coding sequence ATGAGCGATCAGAGGACCGCAACCAAAGCCCGCGACCCCAAAGAGGATGACAAGACCGACAGCCAGCCCAGTGGATTCTTGGGGACGGTTGAGAAGATTGGCAACAAACTACCGGATCCATTTTGGCTGTTCGTGATCCTCGGTGGACTGGTGTTGATCTCCAGTTACATCGGCAACAAAGTCGGTTTGACCGCCACTAATCCCGAAGACGGCAAACCGGTAGAAATCGTGAATCTGCTGAGCTCAGATGGGCTGAAGCTGATAGTTTCCGATGCCGTCGAGAATTATGTGACCTTCCCACCACTGGGCCTCATCATCACTGTCATGCTGGGTGTGGCCGTGGCCGAACACTCCGGGCTCATCAGCGCTGTCGTGCGTGCAATTGTGTCCAAGGTCGGTCCGAAGCTGCTGACATTCGTGGTGGCACTCGCTGGCGTAACGGGATCCGTGGCCTCCGATGCCGTGTACGTGATCCTGATTCCACTAGGAGCCGTTTCCTTCCGCGCCGTGGGACGATCTCCCATTGTCGGCGCGATGGTAGCCTTCGCCGCATCCTCCGCCGGGTTCAACTCCTCCCTGGTGCTTAACATCACCGACGTCCTCTTGGGTGGAATTTCCACGTCCGCGGCACACATCGTGGATAAGGAATACTACGTTTCCCCGCTGGCGAACTACTTCTTCGTCGCAGCCAGCGCCATTGTTCTAGCCCTCATCATCACCGTTTTGACCGAAACGTTTATGAACCGCCGGGCAGCCCAGCTAGTGGATCACAACCACATCGATTACTCCCAAGTCACATTCAAAACGGGTCGCGACGGCGACGATGAATTGGCCCAAGAGGTCTCGCAGGAAAAGTTGACCGAGTCCCTGCAACTGGACCGGAGCGAATCCCGCGCGCTGGGGATCACCGGGGTGGTAGCCGCGGTCCTACTGGCGTTGTATTTCGCGATGCTGTTTGTTCCGTTCTCACCCCTACAAGGCGAGGGCGGTGACGTCATGTCCAGCCCACTGATTACTGCTGTGGCCGTTCCGATTGCCCTGACGTTCCTCATCCTAGGCATCGTCTACGGTGTGGGGATTAAATCCATCACCTCCTTGGGCGACGTGCCAACCTTCATGGGGCGTGGAATCGAAACCCTCATTCCGATGATGGTGCTGTTCTTCGCGGTATCGCAGTTCCTTGCATGGTTTAAGGCATCCAACCTGGGTTCCTGGACCGCAATTAAGGGCGCTGAGCTGCTCCAGAAGGCCGATCTTCCTCCGCTGGTCCTGTTCGCAGCGTTCGTGGTGCTGGTGGCGCTGTTGAACTTGCTTATCACTTCCGGTTCCGCCCAGTGGGCCCTTATGGCCCCCATCGTGGTTCCCATGTTTATGTACGTGGGCTTTTCCCCCGAAGTCACCCAGATGCTGTTCCGAATTGGTGATTCCCCATCGAACATCATCACCCCGATGAGCCCCTACTTCGCCCTCGCCCTCACCTTCTTGCAGCGGTACTACAAGAAGGCCGGTATCGGCACGCTCATGTCACTGGCTCTGCCGTACTCCATTGCCATGCTGGTGGGCTGGTTCCTGTTCTTCGCCCTGTGGTGGTCCCTCGGATTGCCTCTGGGTCCTGGCACCCCCATGGATTACCCCGCACCTTAA
- the prfB gene encoding peptide chain release factor 2, whose amino-acid sequence MQMEVTTDLKELDSTLTTIEKVLDLDALADSVRELEDRAADPSLWDDPDHAQKVTSALSRAQGQLRKVTSLRQRLEDLPVMYDMADEAASEDPDSAQEALEMADDERAELRREIESLEVTTMLSGEYDQREAVVNIRSGAGGVDAADWAEMLMRMYTRWADKSGYKVDIYDISYAEEAGIKSATFVVHGEYMYGTLSVEQGAHRLVRLSPFGSGGDKRQTSFAEVEVLPVVEQTDHIDIPDAEMRVDVYRSSGPGGQSVNTTDSAVRLTHIPTGIVVTCQNEKSQIQNKASALRVLQAKLLERKRQEERAEMDALGAGGNASWGNQMRSYVLHPYQMVKDLRTNYEVNDPSKVLDGDLDGFLEAGIRWRMSQVNED is encoded by the coding sequence ATGCAGATGGAAGTCACGACCGACCTGAAAGAACTAGACAGCACTCTCACCACCATTGAGAAAGTACTGGACTTGGATGCGTTGGCCGATTCCGTTCGGGAACTGGAAGATCGGGCAGCCGATCCCAGTTTGTGGGACGATCCGGACCACGCCCAAAAGGTGACTTCCGCTCTCTCACGCGCCCAGGGACAACTCCGGAAAGTGACCTCGCTGCGACAGCGGCTCGAGGACCTACCGGTGATGTACGACATGGCAGATGAAGCCGCTTCGGAAGACCCAGATTCCGCCCAAGAGGCCCTGGAAATGGCCGATGATGAGCGTGCGGAACTGCGCAGGGAAATCGAATCCTTGGAAGTCACCACCATGCTGTCCGGCGAGTACGATCAGCGCGAGGCAGTCGTGAACATTCGTTCCGGTGCCGGCGGCGTGGATGCCGCCGACTGGGCGGAGATGCTTATGCGGATGTACACGCGGTGGGCCGACAAATCCGGTTACAAGGTGGACATTTATGACATTTCCTATGCGGAAGAGGCGGGTATCAAGTCGGCCACCTTCGTGGTGCATGGGGAGTACATGTACGGCACGCTGTCCGTGGAACAGGGGGCCCACCGATTGGTGCGCCTGAGCCCGTTCGGTAGCGGTGGCGACAAACGTCAGACCTCCTTCGCGGAGGTTGAGGTATTGCCGGTCGTGGAGCAAACCGACCACATCGACATTCCCGATGCTGAAATGCGCGTCGACGTCTACCGGTCCTCCGGCCCGGGTGGTCAGTCGGTGAACACCACCGATTCTGCGGTTCGTTTGACGCACATTCCCACCGGGATCGTGGTTACCTGCCAAAACGAGAAGTCCCAGATCCAGAACAAAGCTAGTGCACTGCGCGTGCTCCAAGCGAAACTGCTGGAGCGCAAGCGTCAAGAAGAACGCGCGGAAATGGATGCTCTCGGTGCCGGAGGTAATGCCTCATGGGGTAACCAAATGCGTTCCTATGTCTTGCACCCGTACCAAATGGTGAAGGACTTGCGCACCAATTACGAGGTCAATGATCCGTCTAAGGTTTTGGACGGCGACCTGGATGGGTTTCTTGAAGCGGGAATCCGCTGGCGAATGTCCCAGGTGAACGAGGACTAA
- the hisN gene encoding histidinol-phosphatase produces the protein MTESPSSASSSYSADLTLALSLADAADHITMSRFESTDLRVETKPDLTPVSDADTAVEQELRSIIATHYPEDEILGEEFGGSATFQGRQWVIDPIDGTKNFVRGVPVWATLIALLEDGKPVVGVVSAPALTRRWWAADTMGAWRSFSTPAALGADHPIPSAEPRSLRVSGVTSIGDSSVAISSLSGWADCGLREQLISLTDDAWRLRGYGDFWSYMLVAEGAVDIAAEPEVSLWDLAALVPIISEAGGRFTSVTGEEGPHGGSALATNGALHEAVLGYLAAEK, from the coding sequence ATGACTGAATCGCCAAGCTCCGCATCCTCCAGCTACTCCGCTGATCTCACCCTTGCTCTGAGCTTGGCGGATGCCGCGGATCACATCACCATGTCACGGTTTGAATCCACTGATCTGCGCGTTGAAACAAAGCCAGACCTGACCCCTGTCAGTGATGCCGATACCGCGGTGGAGCAGGAACTTCGCTCCATCATCGCCACCCACTATCCGGAGGACGAGATCCTCGGCGAGGAATTCGGTGGTTCCGCAACGTTCCAGGGGCGCCAGTGGGTCATCGACCCAATCGATGGCACCAAGAACTTCGTGCGCGGTGTGCCAGTGTGGGCTACGCTCATCGCTCTATTGGAAGATGGCAAGCCGGTCGTCGGAGTTGTCTCCGCACCTGCCCTCACGCGCCGGTGGTGGGCCGCTGACACCATGGGAGCGTGGCGTTCGTTTTCCACCCCTGCAGCCTTGGGGGCGGATCATCCTATCCCATCCGCTGAGCCGCGTTCTCTACGCGTTTCTGGGGTGACCTCAATCGGTGACTCATCTGTGGCTATTTCCTCGCTGTCTGGCTGGGCAGATTGCGGTTTGCGGGAGCAGCTGATTTCTTTGACCGACGACGCCTGGCGCCTCCGTGGCTACGGCGACTTCTGGTCCTACATGTTAGTCGCAGAAGGGGCAGTGGATATCGCAGCGGAACCGGAGGTTTCCCTGTGGGACCTCGCTGCGCTGGTACCCATTATCAGCGAAGCTGGCGGGCGCTTTACTTCGGTTACAGGGGAGGAGGGCCCGCACGGTGGTTCCGCGTTAGCTACGAACGGCGCACTTCACGAGGCCGTGTTGGGTTACTTAGCTGCAGAGAAATAG